From the genome of Prevotella herbatica, one region includes:
- the rpmD gene encoding 50S ribosomal protein L30: MATIKIKQIKSKIGYPVDQKRTLLALGLHKISQVVEVEDVPSIRGMIRKVHHLVNVVE, translated from the coding sequence ATGGCAACAATAAAAATCAAGCAGATAAAGAGTAAAATCGGTTATCCAGTTGATCAGAAGCGCACACTTCTTGCCCTGGGTCTTCATAAGATCTCTCAGGTTGTTGAAGTTGAGGACGTTCCTAGTATCCGTGGTATGATCCGCAAGGTTCATCACCTGGTTAACGTAGTTGAATAA
- the rpsE gene encoding 30S ribosomal protein S5 has product MAMNKVKVNSDSELKDRLVAINRVTKVTKGGRTFTFSAIVVVGDGKGVIGWGLGKAGEVTAAIAKGVEAAKKNLVKVPVLKGTVPHEIEVSFGGAQVLLKPAAAGTGLKAGGAMRAVLESVGVTDVIAKSKGSSNPHNLVKATIAALSQMRDAYTIAGNRGISMDKVFNG; this is encoded by the coding sequence ATGGCAATGAATAAAGTAAAAGTAAATAGTGACTCAGAACTGAAAGATCGTTTGGTTGCTATCAACCGTGTAACTAAGGTTACAAAAGGTGGTCGTACATTCACATTCTCTGCTATCGTCGTTGTAGGTGATGGTAAGGGAGTTATCGGCTGGGGCTTAGGTAAGGCTGGTGAAGTTACTGCTGCTATAGCTAAGGGTGTAGAGGCAGCTAAGAAAAATCTTGTGAAGGTTCCTGTACTCAAGGGTACTGTTCCTCATGAAATAGAGGTTTCGTTTGGTGGCGCTCAGGTTCTTTTGAAGCCAGCTGCCGCTGGTACTGGTCTAAAGGCTGGTGGTGCCATGCGTGCTGTTCTTGAGAGTGTTGGTGTTACTGATGTTATCGCAAAGTCTAAAGGTTCATCTAACCCTCACAACCTAGTGAAGGCAACAATCGCCGCTTTGTCACAGATGCGTGATGCTTATACAATAGCAGGCAATCGTGGCATTAGTATGGATAAAGTATTTAACGGTTAA
- the rplR gene encoding 50S ribosomal protein L18, whose translation MTTKKVERRIKIKFRIRKSVNGTAERPRLSVFRSNKQIYAQVINDLTGKTLVAASSLGLEKLAKVDQAKKVGEIVAEKAKAAGVESVVFDRNGYLYHGRVQALADAAREGGLKF comes from the coding sequence ATGACAACAAAGAAAGTAGAAAGACGAATTAAGATAAAGTTCCGCATTCGTAAGAGTGTAAACGGAACAGCTGAGCGTCCACGTCTTAGTGTTTTCCGCTCTAACAAGCAGATATACGCTCAGGTAATTAATGATTTGACAGGTAAGACACTTGTTGCAGCTTCATCTCTTGGTCTAGAAAAATTGGCTAAGGTTGACCAAGCTAAGAAAGTTGGTGAGATTGTTGCTGAAAAAGCAAAGGCCGCTGGTGTTGAGTCTGTAGTTTTCGACCGTAATGGCTATCTCTATCATGGCCGCGTTCAAGCTCTTGCTGACGCTGCTAGAGAGGGAGGATTAAAATTCTAA
- the rplF gene encoding 50S ribosomal protein L6, translating into MSRIGKLPISIPAGVTVSFDKKTDVITVKGPKGELTQKIDPSIIVDNNEGTITFSVDENSPVNVKQKQAFHGLYRSLVNNMVIGVSEGYKKVLELVGVGYRVSNQGNVIEFSLGYTHPIFMELPSEVKVETKSERNQNPILTLESTDKQLLGLICAKIRSFRMPEPYKGKGILFQGEVIRRKSGKTAAAK; encoded by the coding sequence ATGTCAAGAATAGGTAAATTGCCAATTAGTATCCCTGCAGGTGTTACTGTTAGTTTTGATAAGAAAACCGACGTTATTACAGTTAAAGGTCCTAAGGGAGAACTTACACAGAAGATAGACCCTTCAATTATTGTAGATAACAATGAAGGTACTATTACATTCTCAGTTGATGAGAATAGTCCAGTTAACGTTAAGCAGAAGCAGGCTTTTCATGGTCTCTACCGCTCATTGGTTAACAATATGGTTATTGGTGTAAGTGAAGGTTATAAGAAAGTTTTGGAACTTGTAGGTGTAGGTTACCGTGTGTCAAATCAGGGTAATGTCATTGAATTTTCACTTGGTTATACACACCCTATCTTTATGGAACTTCCTAGTGAGGTTAAGGTTGAGACTAAGTCTGAAAGAAACCAGAATCCAATTCTTACACTTGAGTCTACTGACAAGCAATTGTTGGGTCTTATTTGTGCAAAAATTCGTTCTTTCCGTATGCCTGAACCTTACAAGGGAAAGGGTATCCTGTTCCAGGGTGAGGTTATTCGCAGAAAGTCTGGTAAGACAGCTGCAGCTAAGTAA
- the rpsH gene encoding 30S ribosomal protein S8 yields MTDPIADYLTRLRNAIMAHHRVVEVPASNLKKEITKILFEKGYILNYKFIEEGPQGSIKVALKYDPSTKQSAIKSLKRVSTPGLRQYTGYKDMPRVINGLGIAILSTSKGVMTNKEAADLKIGGEVLCYIY; encoded by the coding sequence ATGACAGATCCAATAGCAGATTATCTGACAAGGCTCAGAAATGCAATTATGGCTCATCATCGTGTTGTTGAGGTTCCTGCATCTAACTTGAAAAAAGAGATTACAAAGATCCTTTTTGAAAAAGGTTACATCTTGAACTACAAGTTCATCGAGGAAGGTCCTCAAGGTTCAATCAAGGTCGCTTTAAAATACGACCCTTCAACAAAGCAGAGCGCAATCAAGAGTTTGAAGCGCGTGTCTACACCAGGTTTGCGTCAGTATACCGGTTATAAAGACATGCCGAGAGTAATTAACGGATTAGGTATTGCAATATTATCTACATCTAAAGGTGTAATGACTAACAAGGAAGCTGCTGATCTTAAGATCGGTGGTGAGGTCCTTTGTTATATTTATTAA
- the rpsN gene encoding 30S ribosomal protein S14 yields MAKESMKAREVKRAKLVARFAEKRAALKKIIATSEDPGEAYEAARKLQGLPKNSNPIRLHNRCKITGRPKGYIRQFGLSRIQFREMASSGLIPGVKKASW; encoded by the coding sequence ATGGCAAAAGAATCAATGAAAGCTCGCGAAGTTAAGCGTGCAAAGCTAGTTGCTCGTTTCGCTGAAAAGCGTGCAGCTCTTAAAAAGATTATCGCTACTTCTGAGGATCCTGGAGAAGCTTATGAGGCAGCTCGTAAGTTACAGGGACTCCCTAAGAATTCAAATCCAATTCGTCTTCACAACCGTTGCAAGATTACAGGTCGTCCTAAAGGATATATCCGCCAGTTCGGTCTTTCTCGTATTCAGTTTCGTGAAATGGCGTCTTCTGGTTTAATTCCTGGAGTTAAGAAGGCTAGTTGGTAA
- the rplE gene encoding 50S ribosomal protein L5, with product MDTAQLKNVYKESIAPELQKQFNYSSTMQIPVLKKIVINQGLGDATQDKKIVDVAVNEITAITGQKAVATYSKKDIANFKLRKKMPIGVMVTLRGQRMYEFLEKLIRVSLPRIRDFKGIESKFDGRGNYTLGITEQIIFPEINIDEIDRIQGMNITFVTSANTDEEGYALLKAFGLPFKNVKND from the coding sequence ATGGATACAGCACAGTTAAAGAACGTATACAAGGAGTCTATCGCTCCTGAACTTCAAAAGCAGTTTAACTATTCTTCAACAATGCAGATCCCTGTTTTGAAGAAGATTGTTATCAATCAAGGTCTTGGTGACGCTACACAGGACAAGAAAATTGTCGATGTAGCGGTTAATGAGATCACTGCTATTACAGGTCAGAAGGCTGTAGCTACATATTCTAAGAAGGATATCGCTAACTTCAAACTCCGTAAGAAAATGCCTATCGGTGTCATGGTTACTCTTCGTGGTCAACGCATGTATGAATTCCTAGAGAAGCTCATACGCGTTTCTCTTCCACGTATCCGTGACTTCAAGGGTATTGAAAGCAAGTTTGATGGTCGTGGTAACTACACTTTAGGTATCACAGAGCAGATTATCTTTCCTGAGATAAATATCGATGAGATTGACCGTATCCAGGGTATGAACATTACTTTTGTAACATCAGCTAATACTGATGAAGAAGGTTATGCTCTTCTTAAGGCTTTCGGTCTTCCATTCAAGAACGTTAAAAACGATTAA
- the rplX gene encoding 50S ribosomal protein L24: MSKLHIKKDDTVVVLAGGDKGKTGKVLKVLVEKNRAIVEGVNLVSKSTKPSAKNPQGGIIKQEASINISNLSLIDPKSGKATRVAIKHDGKNVIRIAKKSGEEIK; encoded by the coding sequence ATGAGTAAGTTACATATAAAGAAAGACGACACAGTAGTTGTTCTTGCCGGTGGTGACAAGGGCAAGACTGGTAAGGTGCTCAAGGTGTTGGTTGAAAAGAACCGTGCTATTGTTGAGGGGGTAAACCTCGTGTCTAAGAGCACTAAGCCTTCTGCTAAGAATCCTCAAGGAGGTATTATTAAGCAAGAGGCTTCAATTAATATTTCAAATCTCAGTCTGATCGATCCAAAGAGTGGCAAAGCTACTCGTGTTGCTATCAAGCATGATGGCAAGAATGTGATTCGCATCGCTAAAAAGTCAGGGGAGGAAATCAAGTAA
- the rplN gene encoding 50S ribosomal protein L14, translated as MIQAESKLTVCDNSGAREAKCIRVLGGTGRRYASVGDVIVVAVQNVIPSSDLKKGAVSKALIVRTKKEIRRADGSYIRFDDNACVLLNNAGELRGSRIFGPVARELRAVNMKVVSLAPEVL; from the coding sequence ATGATACAGGCAGAATCAAAACTTACAGTATGTGATAACAGCGGCGCACGTGAGGCTAAATGCATCCGTGTTCTCGGTGGTACCGGTCGTCGTTATGCTAGTGTTGGTGACGTTATAGTAGTTGCTGTACAAAACGTCATACCTTCTAGCGATTTGAAAAAAGGTGCAGTATCAAAGGCTTTGATCGTACGCACAAAGAAGGAAATTCGTCGTGCTGATGGTTCTTATATCCGTTTCGATGATAACGCATGTGTATTGCTCAATAATGCAGGTGAGCTCCGCGGTAGCCGTATCTTCGGTCCTGTAGCTCGCGAACTTCGTGCAGTAAACATGAAAGTTGTATCTTTGGCACCTGAGGTTCTTTAA
- the rpsQ gene encoding 30S ribosomal protein S17, translated as MVQMETRNLRKVRQGVVVSNKMDKTIVIASKFKEKHPIYGKFVQKTKKYHAHDEKNEANVGDTVQIMETRPLSKTKRWRLVQIVEKAK; from the coding sequence ATGGTCCAGATGGAAACAAGAAATTTAAGAAAAGTAAGACAGGGTGTTGTTGTCAGCAACAAAATGGATAAAACCATTGTTATTGCCTCTAAGTTCAAAGAGAAGCACCCTATTTATGGTAAATTTGTCCAGAAGACAAAAAAGTACCATGCTCATGACGAGAAAAATGAAGCAAATGTAGGTGATACAGTGCAGATTATGGAAACTCGTCCTCTATCTAAGACAAAGAGATGGAGATTAGTACAAATTGTAGAAAAAGCTAAGTAA
- the rpmC gene encoding 50S ribosomal protein L29 codes for MKIKELKELDVKGLAEKLETSKAKLNQMKLNHSIAPLENPSQIKVARRDIARIETELRQRELNK; via the coding sequence ATGAAGATTAAAGAATTAAAAGAACTTGATGTCAAGGGATTGGCAGAAAAGTTGGAGACATCAAAGGCAAAACTCAATCAAATGAAGTTGAACCATTCAATAGCTCCTCTTGAGAATCCATCACAGATTAAGGTTGCTCGTCGCGACATCGCACGTATAGAAACAGAACTTCGTCAGAGAGAACTTAATAAATAA
- the rplP gene encoding 50S ribosomal protein L16: MLQPKRVKYRRPQDGRGNKGNAHRGTQLAFGSFGIKTLEPKWINSRQIEAARVAVNRYMNRQGQVWIRIFPDKPITRKPADVRMGKGKGDPAGWVAPVTPGRILFEVEGVSFDIAKEALRLAAQKLPVKTKFVVRRDFDKNA; this comes from the coding sequence ATGTTACAGCCAAAAAGAGTAAAATATAGAAGACCTCAAGATGGTCGCGGTAATAAAGGTAACGCGCACAGAGGTACACAATTGGCTTTTGGTTCGTTTGGTATCAAGACTCTTGAGCCAAAGTGGATTAATAGTCGTCAGATAGAGGCAGCTCGTGTAGCTGTAAACCGCTATATGAATCGTCAGGGACAGGTTTGGATAAGAATCTTCCCTGATAAACCAATCACTCGTAAACCTGCTGATGTCCGTATGGGTAAAGGTAAGGGAGATCCTGCTGGATGGGTTGCACCAGTAACACCGGGACGTATCCTCTTTGAAGTAGAGGGAGTTTCTTTTGATATTGCTAAAGAGGCGCTTCGCCTTGCTGCTCAGAAGCTTCCTGTCAAGACAAAGTTTGTTGTTAGACGTGATTTCGATAAAAACGCTTAA
- the rpsC gene encoding 30S ribosomal protein S3 translates to MGQKVNPISNRLGIIRGWDSNWFGGKNFGDNLVEDRKIRKYLNERLAKASVSRIVIERTLKLVTITICTARPGIVIGKGGQDVDKLKEELKKLYNKDIQINIFEVKRPELDANIVGNSIARQVEGKISYRRAIKMAVQNTMRAGAEGIKVQITGRLNGAEMARKEMFKEGRTPLHTFRADIDYCQAEALTKVGLLGIKVWICRGEIYGKRDLTPNFTQEKQNGGRSNGGRNGRGGNRKRNNNR, encoded by the coding sequence ATGGGACAGAAAGTTAATCCAATAAGCAACCGACTTGGTATTATCCGTGGTTGGGATTCAAATTGGTTTGGTGGCAAGAACTTCGGAGATAACCTCGTTGAGGATCGTAAAATCCGTAAGTATCTTAATGAGCGCCTAGCTAAGGCTAGCGTTTCTCGCATTGTCATTGAGCGTACACTGAAACTCGTCACCATCACTATTTGTACAGCCCGTCCGGGTATCGTCATTGGTAAAGGTGGTCAGGATGTTGATAAACTTAAGGAAGAGTTGAAGAAACTCTATAATAAGGATATCCAAATTAACATCTTTGAAGTTAAGAGACCAGAGCTAGATGCAAACATTGTTGGTAATAGCATAGCACGTCAGGTTGAAGGTAAAATCTCTTACCGTCGTGCAATTAAAATGGCTGTTCAAAATACAATGCGTGCAGGAGCAGAAGGTATAAAGGTTCAAATTACAGGTCGTCTGAACGGAGCTGAAATGGCTCGTAAGGAAATGTTCAAGGAGGGTCGTACCCCATTGCATACTTTCCGCGCAGACATCGATTACTGTCAGGCAGAAGCCCTCACTAAGGTTGGTCTTCTGGGTATTAAGGTTTGGATTTGCCGTGGAGAAATTTATGGCAAGCGTGACTTAACACCTAACTTTACTCAGGAGAAGCAAAATGGTGGCCGTTCTAATGGTGGCCGTAATGGTCGTGGCGGTAATCGTAAGAGAAACAATAACCGTTAA
- the rplV gene encoding 50S ribosomal protein L22, which yields MGARKHIAAEKLKEARKNLYFAKLKGVPSSPRKMRYVVDMIRGMEVNRALGVLKFSKKQAAADVEKLLRSAIANWENKNDRKAEDGELYISKVFVDGGVTMKRMRPAPQGRGFRIRKRSNHVTLFVEAKTNDENNK from the coding sequence ATGGGAGCAAGAAAACATATCGCAGCTGAAAAATTAAAGGAAGCTCGCAAAAATTTGTACTTCGCTAAGCTCAAAGGCGTTCCTTCTTCTCCACGTAAAATGCGCTACGTAGTAGACATGATTCGTGGTATGGAAGTTAACCGCGCTCTCGGAGTACTTAAGTTCTCTAAGAAGCAGGCTGCTGCAGACGTTGAGAAGCTGCTGCGCTCAGCAATTGCTAACTGGGAGAATAAAAATGACCGTAAGGCTGAAGATGGTGAACTATATATTAGTAAGGTCTTCGTTGACGGAGGTGTTACTATGAAACGTATGAGACCTGCACCACAGGGTCGTGGTTTTAGAATCCGTAAGCGTTCTAATCACGTCACCTTGTTTGTAGAAGCCAAAACTAACGACGAAAATAATAAATAG
- the rpsS gene encoding 30S ribosomal protein S19, producing the protein MSRSLKKGPYINVSLEKKVLAMNESGKASVVKTWARASMISPDFVGHTVAVHNGNKFIPVYITENMVGHKLGEFAPTRRFGGHSGNNRK; encoded by the coding sequence ATGAGTCGTTCATTAAAAAAAGGTCCATACATAAACGTATCACTTGAAAAGAAAGTTCTCGCTATGAACGAGAGCGGTAAGGCGAGTGTTGTTAAAACATGGGCTAGAGCATCAATGATTTCCCCTGATTTTGTGGGACACACTGTTGCAGTTCATAACGGAAACAAATTTATCCCTGTTTACATTACTGAGAACATGGTAGGTCACAAGCTCGGTGAGTTTGCTCCTACACGTCGTTTCGGCGGACACTCTGGTAATAATAGGAAGTAA
- the rplB gene encoding 50S ribosomal protein L2, translating into MAVRKLNPVTPGQRHKVIGTFEDITASVPEKSLVYGKRSTGGRNNTGKMTVRYVGGGHKQKFRLVDFKREKDGVPAVVKTIEYDPNRSARIALLYYADGEKRYIIAPNGLQVGTTLMSGADAAPEIGNALPLANIPVGTVIHNIELRPGQGALLVRSAGNFAQLTSREGSYCVIKLPSGETRQILSACKATIGSVGNSDHALEQSGKAGRSRWLGRRPHNRGVVMNPVDHPMGGGEGRQSGGHPRSRKGLYAKGLKTRAPKKLSSKYIIERANKK; encoded by the coding sequence ATGGCAGTACGTAAATTAAACCCGGTTACACCGGGACAAAGACACAAAGTTATTGGCACGTTCGAGGATATTACTGCATCCGTGCCAGAGAAGTCTCTCGTTTACGGCAAACGTTCTACTGGTGGTCGAAACAACACTGGTAAGATGACCGTTCGCTATGTTGGTGGTGGCCATAAGCAGAAGTTTCGTCTTGTAGACTTTAAACGTGAGAAAGATGGTGTTCCAGCTGTAGTTAAGACAATAGAGTATGATCCAAATAGATCAGCTCGTATTGCTCTTCTTTATTATGCAGATGGTGAAAAACGTTACATTATTGCTCCTAATGGACTGCAGGTAGGTACTACTCTGATGTCTGGTGCAGATGCTGCTCCAGAGATTGGTAATGCTCTTCCTCTTGCTAACATTCCTGTCGGTACAGTAATTCATAATATTGAATTACGTCCAGGACAGGGTGCATTGCTAGTTCGTTCGGCTGGTAATTTTGCTCAGTTGACTTCTCGTGAGGGCAGTTATTGTGTTATTAAGCTCCCTTCTGGTGAAACACGCCAGATTTTGAGTGCTTGTAAAGCTACTATTGGTAGTGTTGGTAATTCTGACCACGCATTGGAACAGTCTGGTAAGGCTGGTCGCTCTCGTTGGTTAGGTCGTCGCCCACATAACCGTGGTGTTGTTATGAACCCTGTTGATCACCCTATGGGTGGTGGTGAAGGTCGTCAGAGCGGTGGTCATCCACGTTCTCGTAAGGGTCTTTACGCAAAGGGTCTTAAGACTCGTGCACCTAAGAAGCTTTCTAGCAAGTATATTATCGAAAGAGCTAACAAAAAATAA
- the rplW gene encoding 50S ribosomal protein L23, which produces MAFIIKPLVTEKQTNITEKNASRYGFIVRPEANKLQIKKEVEGLYNVTVVDVNTLRYAGKRSSRFTKAGLVKGQKNAFKKAIVTVKDGDTIDFYSNI; this is translated from the coding sequence ATGGCATTTATTATAAAACCATTGGTTACTGAAAAGCAGACCAATATCACGGAGAAGAACGCTAGCCGTTATGGCTTCATCGTTCGCCCTGAGGCTAATAAACTCCAAATTAAGAAAGAGGTCGAGGGTCTGTATAATGTTACAGTAGTAGATGTGAACACTCTTCGTTACGCCGGAAAGCGTTCTAGCCGCTTTACAAAGGCAGGACTCGTTAAGGGTCAGAAGAATGCGTTCAAAAAAGCAATCGTCACTGTAAAGGATGGCGATACAATTGATTTTTACAGCAATATTTAA
- the rplD gene encoding 50S ribosomal protein L4, whose protein sequence is MEVSVLNINGQETGRKVTLNEAIFGIEPNDHVLYLDVKQYLAQQRQGTAKSKERSEISGSTRKLGRQKGGGGARRGDINSPILVGGGRVFGPKPRNYDFKLNKKVKVLARKSALSYKAQESAIVVVEDFNFEAPKTKDFVNFAKNLKVEDKKALVVLPEVNKNVYLSARNLKRANVMTASTLNSYKVLNADVLVITESSLKAIDGILTK, encoded by the coding sequence ATGGAAGTTAGCGTTTTAAATATAAATGGTCAGGAGACCGGAAGAAAGGTAACTCTTAATGAGGCTATCTTCGGAATTGAACCTAACGATCACGTTCTTTATCTTGATGTAAAACAATATCTTGCACAACAGCGTCAGGGTACTGCAAAATCTAAGGAAAGAAGTGAAATAAGTGGTTCTACTCGCAAACTTGGTCGCCAGAAAGGTGGCGGTGGTGCTCGTCGTGGTGATATTAACTCACCAATTTTAGTTGGTGGTGGTCGTGTTTTCGGCCCTAAGCCACGTAATTATGACTTTAAATTGAACAAGAAAGTAAAAGTTCTTGCTCGTAAGTCTGCGCTCTCATATAAGGCTCAGGAAAGTGCTATTGTTGTTGTCGAAGACTTCAACTTTGAGGCTCCGAAAACTAAAGATTTTGTAAATTTTGCTAAAAATCTTAAAGTTGAAGACAAGAAGGCACTTGTTGTTTTGCCAGAAGTTAATAAAAACGTATATTTGTCTGCTCGTAACTTGAAGCGTGCTAATGTAATGACTGCTTCAACGCTCAATTCGTATAAAGTTTTGAATGCTGATGTCTTGGTTATAACAGAAAGCTCTCTAAAGGCTATTGACGGTATCTTAACAAAGTAA
- the rplC gene encoding 50S ribosomal protein L3, whose product MPGLIGKKIGMTSVFSADGKNVPCTVIEAGPCVVTQIKSEEKDGYKAVQLGYGEAKESRTSKPMMGTFKKADTTPKKHLAEFKFDEEHNLGDTITVELFADAKFVDIVGTSKGKGFQGVVKRHGFAGVGQSTHGQDDRARKPGSIGACSYPAKVFKGMRMGGQMGGDRVTTQNLQVLKIIPEHNLLLVKGSVAGCNGSTVLINK is encoded by the coding sequence ATGCCAGGATTAATTGGAAAAAAAATCGGAATGACATCCGTTTTCAGCGCCGACGGTAAGAATGTACCGTGCACTGTTATCGAAGCTGGTCCTTGTGTTGTAACCCAAATCAAATCTGAAGAAAAAGATGGTTACAAAGCTGTTCAATTAGGTTACGGAGAAGCTAAGGAGAGTCGTACTTCTAAGCCAATGATGGGAACCTTTAAGAAAGCTGACACAACACCAAAGAAGCACTTGGCCGAGTTCAAGTTTGACGAGGAACATAACCTCGGCGATACTATTACTGTTGAACTTTTCGCTGATGCTAAGTTTGTAGACATCGTTGGAACCTCTAAAGGTAAAGGTTTCCAGGGTGTTGTTAAGCGCCACGGTTTTGCTGGTGTAGGCCAAAGTACTCACGGTCAGGATGACCGCGCTCGTAAACCGGGATCTATTGGTGCTTGTTCTTATCCTGCAAAGGTGTTTAAGGGCATGCGCATGGGTGGTCAAATGGGTGGTGACCGTGTTACTACTCAGAATCTCCAGGTGTTAAAGATAATTCCAGAGCATAACCTTCTTCTTGTAAAGGGTTCTGTTGCTGGATGTAATGGTTCAACCGTTTTAATCAATAAGTAA
- the rpsJ gene encoding 30S ribosomal protein S10, which translates to MSQKIRIKLKSYDHMLVDKSAEKIVKAVKATGAIVSGPIPLPTHKRIYTVNRSTFVNKKAREQFQLSDFKRLIDIYSSTAKTVDALMKLDLPSGVEVEIKV; encoded by the coding sequence ATGAGTCAGAAAATTAGAATTAAGCTGAAGTCTTATGATCACATGTTGGTTGATAAGTCAGCTGAAAAGATTGTGAAGGCTGTAAAGGCTACGGGCGCTATTGTTAGCGGTCCTATTCCATTGCCAACCCACAAGCGTATCTACACAGTAAACCGTAGTACTTTCGTTAATAAGAAAGCTCGTGAGCAATTCCAGCTCTCAGATTTCAAGCGTCTTATTGATATCTATAGTTCTACAGCAAAAACTGTTGATGCCTTGATGAAACTAGACTTGCCATCAGGTGTAGAAGTTGAAATTAAGGTCTAA